One genomic window of Desulfotignum phosphitoxidans DSM 13687 includes the following:
- a CDS encoding DUF433 domain-containing protein, whose amino-acid sequence MDTNENLLSRITINPNIMVGKPTIRGMRITVEQILRALSSGITEKELLEEYPELEKKDFQAVFAYATNLVEEEQIFPVHISA is encoded by the coding sequence ATGGATACAAATGAAAATCTGCTGTCACGAATCACCATTAATCCAAATATTATGGTGGGCAAACCAACGATAAGGGGCATGAGAATCACTGTTGAGCAAATACTCAGGGCACTTTCCAGCGGGATTACCGAAAAAGAACTGCTTGAAGAATATCCCGAACTTGAGAAAAAAGATTTCCAGGCTGTTTTTGCATATGCGACCAATTTGGTAGAAGAAGAACAGATTTTTCCAGTTCACATTTCTGCATGA
- a CDS encoding nitroreductase family protein: MTLFTIDHEKCDKDGICALECPAHIIEMTDNGPVPSVGAEEICIRCGHCVAVCPRGAFTLNFLSPEECMPVKKELALDAAHTEHFLRSRRAVRRYRDKPVPRDLFEKALGIACCAPTGSNRQEVQWLVIDNKDDVKKIAAHVIEWMRHLVKTRPELALPLNMQTLIQHWEQGSDRICRDAPQLVFAHASNEFGSAAADCHTALAYLELALPGFGLGSCWAGYVNYAVGQWPALADFLSFPENHSCHGALMVGFPKFKYFRAPKRNNPVVRYHGEQHFHKIF; this comes from the coding sequence ATGACCCTGTTTACAATCGACCATGAAAAATGCGACAAAGACGGCATCTGCGCGTTAGAATGCCCGGCCCACATTATTGAAATGACAGACAACGGTCCGGTTCCCTCAGTGGGCGCCGAAGAGATCTGTATCCGGTGCGGCCATTGTGTGGCCGTGTGCCCCCGGGGAGCCTTTACCCTGAATTTTCTTTCCCCGGAAGAGTGCATGCCCGTCAAAAAGGAACTGGCCCTGGATGCCGCGCACACGGAGCATTTTTTGCGGTCCCGCAGGGCGGTCAGACGCTACCGGGACAAACCCGTTCCCAGGGATCTTTTTGAAAAAGCGCTGGGCATTGCCTGTTGTGCGCCCACAGGCAGCAACCGCCAGGAAGTTCAATGGCTGGTGATCGACAACAAAGACGATGTAAAAAAAATCGCGGCCCATGTGATTGAATGGATGCGGCATCTGGTAAAAACCCGCCCGGAACTTGCCTTGCCGTTGAACATGCAGACCCTGATCCAACACTGGGAACAAGGCAGTGACAGGATCTGCCGGGATGCCCCCCAGCTGGTGTTCGCCCATGCATCCAATGAATTCGGCAGCGCCGCCGCTGACTGCCATACGGCACTGGCCTACCTGGAACTGGCCCTGCCCGGATTTGGCCTGGGTTCCTGCTGGGCCGGATATGTCAACTATGCAGTGGGCCAGTGGCCGGCCCTTGCAGATTTTTTGTCTTTTCCTGAAAACCATTCCTGCCACGGAGCACTCATGGTTGGCTTTCCAAAATTCAAATATTTCCGTGCCCCCAAAAGGAACAATCCGGTTGTCCGGTACCATGGTGAACAGCATTTTCACAAAATATTTTGA
- a CDS encoding DUF5615 family PIN-like protein: MNTRELKFLVDVGVGKAIEDYLQSEGYDIKAVRNIDPCMKDEDIIRTAFWESRMVITMDKDFGELVYHSSMDHCGILLLRLENAVSYKKLKVVQFIMENYSDRLKNCFCVFQNDKFRIRKIAR; the protein is encoded by the coding sequence ATGAATACCAGAGAATTAAAATTTCTTGTGGATGTCGGAGTAGGGAAAGCAATAGAAGATTATCTCCAATCAGAAGGTTATGATATAAAAGCTGTTCGTAATATTGATCCCTGCATGAAAGATGAGGACATCATCCGAACCGCGTTTTGGGAAAGCCGTATGGTAATAACAATGGACAAAGATTTTGGAGAGCTGGTATATCATTCTTCAATGGATCATTGCGGCATTTTGCTGCTTCGACTCGAAAATGCAGTCAGTTACAAAAAATTGAAAGTGGTACAATTCATTATGGAAAACTATTCTGATCGATTAAAAAATTGTTTTTGCGTTTTCCAAAATGATAAATTCAGAATCAGAAAAATAGCCCGATAG